The following proteins are encoded in a genomic region of Amia ocellicauda isolate fAmiCal2 chromosome 6, fAmiCal2.hap1, whole genome shotgun sequence:
- the LOC136751302 gene encoding P2Y purinoceptor 8, with protein sequence MCSQGAIEICIHSTMDLNSTQLDNATLALFQNKEASTALSVIYVIVILISFPSNSLSLWLLLFRTTLTPSTIYMINLTITDLVICLFLPFQIVYQLNGYNWIFGENMCSVVTVMFYSNMYCSILTMTAISLSRYIGVVCPMTFENHKNRYALMVCLAMWVAILIVMYPLERTDLTYKVKELNITTCFDILKKSMLPSIGAWAAFLFTLFVLLFMIPFILTVYCYTRVILKLLHPNQQQVNRDSQIQKKRAILLVTIVLFVFITCFAPNNIILLTHMIGRLYYDKSFYMAYKLTLSLSCLNSCLDPFIYYFASTEFRKKLRQVLNLQSTLSIFSQEEHEMMARGGEVALRGEDALKGEFSA encoded by the exons ATGTGCTCACAGGGCGCTATAGAG ATCTGCATTCATTCCACCATGGACTTGAACTCCACTCAACTTGACAATGCAACCCTGGCGTTGTTTCAGAACAAGGAAGCCAGCACCGCCCTCTCTGTCATATATGTCATTGTGATCCTCATCAGCTTCCCAAgcaacagtctctctctctggctgctgCTGTTCCGCACAACCCTGACTCCCTCCACCATCTACATGATCAACCTCACCATCACCGACCTGGTGATTTGCTTATTCCTCCCTTTCCAGATCGTTTACCAGCTCAATGGCTACAACTGGATCTTCGGAGAAAATATGTGCAGTGTTGTGACTGTCATGTTCTACTCCAACATGTATTGCTCCATCTTAACCATGACGGCCATCAGCTTGAGCCGGTACATTGGAGTGGTGTGCCCTATGACCTTTGAAAACCATAAGAACCGCTACGCCTTGATGGTGTGTCTAGCGATGTGggtagccatcttgattgtTATGTATCCGTTAGAGAGGACTGACTTAACCTACAAAGTGAAGGAGCTGAACATAACTACCTGCTTTGACATCCTTAAAAAAAGCATGCTCCCGTCTATAGGTGCCTGGGCCGCCTTCCTTTTCACCTTGTTTGTCCTCCTCTTCATGATCCCTTTCATCCTGACGGTGTACTGCTACACCAGAGTCATCCTCAAGCTGCTCCACCCCAATCAGCAACAGGTGAACAGGGACAGCCAAATCCAAAAGAAAAGAGCCATACTTCTCGTCACCATCgtactttttgttttcatcactTGTTTTGCCCCCAACAACATAATTTTACTCACCCACATGATTGGAAGACTGTACTACGACAAGTCCTTTTACATGGCCTACAAACTGACCCTGTCCCTCAGCTGTCTGAATAGCTGCTTGGATCCCTTCATTTACTATTTCGCCTCCACCGAGTTTCGGAAAAAGCTCAGGCAGGTGCTGAACTTGCAATCCACCCTCAGTATTTTCTCGCAAGAGGAACATGAGATGATGGCGAGAGGGGGGGAAGTCGCTCTAAGGGGGGAAGACGCTCTAAAGGGGGAATTCAGTGCTTAG
- the LOC136751301 gene encoding P2Y purinoceptor 8 yields the protein MSNATHNFSANVLEMITSRILTEALPIIYLMVFIVSTPCNLISLWLLCCHTKRNNPTIIFAINLSLTDLLYSTFLPFQIIYHLRGNDWPFGQVMCRVATAAFYGNMNCSILTTCAISLERYCGIVKPLRTKHWMTATNAAIICLLAWIFVLAVHMPMLSHDLTMKVDSLNITTCFDILPKSLFPHKALGYMYFGAILVFFFILPLIVFILCYSAIIKALRVSTSSDTQRSKRQTMRLIVVVVLCFLACYVPNIVLQMLHMVYTYKGKSLYVYYKLSLGANSLNCCFDPFVYYFASKEFRGKLRQKLGWKSSMSEEPPSSIWSEQAN from the coding sequence ATGAGTAACGCCACTCACAACTTCTCTGCCAACGTGCTGGAGATGATCACCAGTCGGATCCTCACCGAGGCCCTGCCCATCATTTACCTGATGGTCTTCATCGTCAGCACCCCCTGCAATCTCATTTCCCTCTGGCTGCTCTGCTGCCACACGAAACGCAACAACCCGACCATCATATTCGCCATCAATCTGTCCCTGACTGATCTCCTGTACAGCACCTTCCTTCCTTTTCAAATCATCTACCACCTCAGGGGCAATGACTGGCCGTTCGGGCAGGTCATGTGCAGAGTTGCCACAGCTGCTTTCTATGGGAACATGAACTGCTCAATTTTGACCACCTGTGCCATAAGTCTGGAGCGCTACTGTGGGATTGTTAAACCTCTGCGCACTAAGCACTGGATGACTGCCACAAATGCTGCCATCATCTGCCTTTTGGCATGGATTTTTGTCCTTGCTGTACACATGCCTATGCTCTCCCATGACTTAACAATGAAGGTCGACTCACTGAATATCACAACGTGCTTTGATATCCTTCCTAAAAGTCTGTTCCCTCACAAAGCATTGGGGTACATGTATTTTGGGGCCATACTTGTATTCTTTTTCATCCTTCCTTTGATTGTGTTCATACTCTGCTACTCCGCCATCATCAAAGCGCTCCGGGTCTCCACTAGCTCAGATACCCAGCGATCCAAGAGGCAAACCATGCGCCTTATAGTGGTGGTGGTCCTCTGTTTCCTTGCCTGCTACGTTCCTAACATCGTGCTTCAGATGCTTCACATGGTTTACACGTACAAGGGCAAGAGTTTGTATGTCTATTACAAGCTGTCCCTTGGTGCCAACAGTCTGAACTGCTGCTTTGATCCCTTTGTGTATTACTTTGCCTCGAAGGAGTTCAGGGGGAAGTTACGGCAGAAACTGGGCTGGAAGTCCAGCATGTCCGAAgaaccaccttcttccatttggTCAGAACAAGCAAATTGA